In a single window of the Flavobacterium sp. W4I14 genome:
- a CDS encoding serine/threonine protein phosphatase 1 (product_source=KO:K07313; cath_funfam=3.60.21.10; ko=KO:K07313; pfam=PF00149; superfamily=56300), whose product MGRTLAIGDIHGGLKGLVQLFERAEVTKDDKLIFLGDYVDGWSESAQVINYLMQLEENHQCIFIKGNHDAWCIDWLEKGIVDDVWFVHGGKLTIESYKNIPDPVKQKHLNFFERMKDYYVDEQNNLFIHAGFSSMHGPEKERYSSNYSWDRTLWEMALTMDNRIKKDSAIYPKRLLLYNEIYIGHTPTLYYNIDIPMQGCNVWNIDTGAAFTGKLTCLDIESKDFWQSDTLQSLYPNEKGRNNI is encoded by the coding sequence ATGGGCAGAACATTAGCAATAGGTGATATACACGGGGGATTAAAAGGTTTAGTTCAGTTATTCGAGCGCGCAGAGGTAACAAAAGATGACAAACTGATTTTCCTTGGTGATTATGTGGATGGATGGAGTGAATCGGCACAGGTAATCAATTACCTGATGCAATTGGAAGAAAACCATCAATGCATTTTTATCAAAGGAAATCACGATGCCTGGTGTATCGATTGGTTGGAAAAAGGTATTGTAGATGATGTTTGGTTTGTTCACGGTGGTAAATTAACCATCGAAAGTTATAAAAACATACCTGATCCAGTGAAGCAAAAACATCTAAATTTCTTTGAACGCATGAAAGATTACTACGTTGATGAGCAGAACAACCTCTTTATTCACGCTGGTTTTTCTTCCATGCACGGCCCGGAAAAAGAACGTTATTCTTCCAATTATTCATGGGATAGAACACTTTGGGAAATGGCACTGACTATGGATAACAGAATTAAAAAAGATTCAGCGATTTATCCGAAACGTTTATTACTCTACAATGAAATTTATATTGGTCATACTCCAACGCTTTACTACAATATTGACATACCCATGCAAGGTTGTAATGTTTGGAATATCGATACTGGTGCTGCATTTACCGGAAAATTAACCTGTTTGGATATCGAATCCAAGGATTTTTGGCAAAGTGACACTTTACAAAGCCTGTATCCGAATGAAAAAGGAAGAAATAACATTTAA
- a CDS encoding O-acetyl-ADP-ribose deacetylase (regulator of RNase III) (product_source=COG2110; cath_funfam=3.40.220.10; cog=COG2110; ko=KO:K23518; pfam=PF01661; smart=SM00506; superfamily=52949), translating into MILELIKADITEIKADAIVNAANSSLLGGGGVDGAIHRKGGKAILEACVAIRNKQGNCKTGNAVITTAGNLPAKYVIHTVGPVWNGDSEEKNTLLAECYRSSLTLAVENDVKIIAFPNISTGIYHFPKDKAADIAIATVNNFAEKEKIEKVIFVCFDDENYQLYKEKLG; encoded by the coding sequence ATGATTTTAGAACTAATCAAAGCCGATATAACGGAAATTAAAGCCGATGCAATTGTTAATGCAGCAAACAGTTCTTTGCTTGGCGGCGGAGGGGTAGATGGTGCCATTCATAGAAAAGGTGGTAAAGCCATTTTAGAAGCTTGCGTGGCCATCAGGAATAAACAAGGGAATTGCAAAACTGGAAATGCAGTAATTACCACGGCAGGTAATTTACCGGCAAAATATGTGATCCATACGGTTGGACCTGTATGGAATGGTGATAGTGAGGAAAAAAATACTTTGCTTGCAGAGTGCTACCGTAGCAGTTTAACCTTAGCAGTTGAAAATGATGTTAAGATTATTGCATTCCCCAACATCAGCACAGGGATTTATCATTTCCCTAAAGATAAAGCAGCAGATATTGCCATTGCCACGGTAAATAATTTTGCTGAAAAAGAAAAGATAGAGAAGGTAATCTTCGTTTGTTTCGACGATGAAAATTATCAGCTCTACAAAGAGAAATTAGGGTAA
- a CDS encoding putative RNA 2'-phosphotransferase (product_source=KO:K07559; cog=COG1859; ko=KO:K07559; pfam=PF01885; superfamily=56399): protein MDNKITKGISKLLSYILRHSPETIGLELDENGWADVNELIAKFDLYDRRIDFEQLDYIVENNDKKRFAFNDDKTKIRASQGHSIAVELNLNQAEPLAYLYHGTVEKFLSDIKSQGLQKMSRQHVHLSADRETANKVGGRRGKPVILTINSGEMHRAGYKFYLSANNVWLTDVVPVEYMTF, encoded by the coding sequence ATGGACAATAAAATAACAAAAGGCATAAGTAAACTACTCAGCTATATTTTAAGACATTCGCCAGAAACCATAGGCTTAGAACTTGACGAAAACGGTTGGGCAGATGTAAATGAGTTAATTGCAAAGTTTGACCTTTACGACCGAAGGATAGATTTTGAACAACTTGACTACATTGTTGAAAATAACGACAAAAAGAGGTTTGCTTTCAATGATGATAAAACTAAAATAAGGGCAAGCCAAGGACATTCTATTGCTGTTGAATTAAATTTAAATCAAGCCGAACCATTAGCCTACCTGTATCATGGTACGGTTGAAAAGTTCCTGTCGGATATTAAATCGCAGGGACTGCAAAAAATGAGCAGACAGCACGTGCATTTAAGTGCCGATAGAGAAACGGCCAATAAAGTAGGTGGCAGAAGGGGAAAGCCGGTTATCCTTACTATTAATAGTGGAGAGATGCACAGGGCAGGCTATAAATTTTATTTATCAGCTAACAATGTGTGGCTAACAGATGTTGTGCCCGTTGAATATATGACATTCTAA